TGGCGGAGCTTTGTCCTGACCATGAGCATCATCATGTCGGCCACCGTTTTTCCGGCGGTGATGGTGTAGACCGGGCTGGTCATGATGTCGCTCACCGGACGCTCGTTGACCTGTCCGGCAACGGCCACCACTTTTTTGCGCAGATCGGTATCGGTGATGATGCCAAGCGGATGGCGGTTCTCCGCGGCGACGATGATCGAGCCGATGTTGTTGACGGACATGATCCGCGCCGCCTCCCTGATCGGAATATCGGGCTCGCAGGTAATGACGTTGCGTACCTGATCGACCACCAGCGCCTCGTTGGCGAGCAGGCTTCCGCTGCCGGGTTCCATCAGGCTCCTGCGCATATCGATGGCCTCGGAGAGGGAGTGCTCGATGTGCTGCACGCTCCGGGCGATCGCGCCGGTGAAAAAGGCCGCGACCGAAGGCTCCGACTGCACCAGCTCTTTGATCGTTTCGACCGGAATGGCGAGCAACAGGCTCTCCTCGACAACCTGCGCCGAAAGCAGGTAGGCGCTGGTGCCGAAAATCGCCCGCACCCCGAACAGATCGCCTTCGTCGCACAGATCGACGAGCACCTCTTCGCCATCGATCGAATCGAACAGGCGCACCGCCCCCTTCATGACCATGTAGGAAAACCGGCCGAGCTGCTCCCCTTTTTTGAACAGTATCTCGCCCTCCTCGTGATACTCCACGGCCAGGGATGCGGCGATCTTTCTGTTTTTATCGAGGCTGAGTCGGTCGAAGGGCGGATATTTGCCCAGGTCGGCGGCAACCCTTTCGACGATGGTGTTGGATGGAGTGGTGGTTTGCATGAGCAATCTTCCTCTCGATGAGTGAGATGTTGAAGGCTTTTTGGCGACCCGGAACCGCGCCTGAAACAACAGAGCCGCCCAGCCGGATGGCTCGCGTCAGTTCAGCATCCGGCGCTCTCGATACCATTCGAACGTCCGGCGGATGCTCTTTTCGAACGGCTCGTAGCGCATGCCGAGTTCTCGCTGGGCTTTCGATGAATCGAAATAGAGAAACTTCGACGCCACCGTGAACATGGTCATGTTGAAGAGCTTTGAAATCTTGTGCCGCTCTTTGCTGAATCTGCTGAATCCGAGCACGAAACTGATCACGTGCGCCCCCCAAATCGGCAGCGGAAAGGAGCGCTGATGCACGCCGGTGACCCGCATGATCGTCTGGGCAAGCTCTTTGAACGAAACGTTGTCGCCGCCGACGATATAGCGCTCGCCCGTGCGTCCTTTCTTCATGGCGGCGATGAGGCAATCGACCACGATCTCCACATCCACCACGCAGATTCCGCCGGTGGGATAGAACGGCATCTTGCGCTTGTAGACATCCTTGATGATGCGCCCGGCGTTGAAGTTGATGTCTCCCGCGCCGAACACGAACGCCGGAACCACGATCACGACATCCAGCCCCTTTTTGACCTCCGCCGCCACGATCTTCTCGGCGGCGTGCTTGGTGCGGGCATACTCAAGATCGATCATGTCGAAGTTCCAGCGGCTCTCCTCGTCGAACTTGCGGTTCGGGCCGCTGATGCCGACCGCCGTAATCGAACTCACATGCACCACCCGGCGCACCTTCGCCCGGCGGCAGGCGTCGAGGACGTTCTGCGTGCCATCGACATTGATTCGCTGAAGCAGCGGATTCTTGCGGTCGCCCATGTAGGTGATGCCGGCGCAGTGATAGACCTCGTCAGCGCCCTCGATCGCGCTGAAAAGCGACGAGGGATCGGTCACGTCGCCGTAAGCCAGAGTGATTTTGTCACGGCACTCTGCGAGAGAGGCCAGGTCGGAACTGGCTCTCACGAGCGCATGAACATCTTCGCCCTGAGCGGCCAGCCTGTGGACAAGACGGGATCCGATGAAGCCGGTGCCTCCGGTGACGACTATTTTCTTTCTCACGAATACAGGATGGTATTGAAAAACTGATGGTTAGACGGATAGCGACCGGAATTCGATCTCCCGGACATGATCCGTTTTCTGATGACGCGTCACTCCTGAACCTCGATCTTGCCGTCGAGAATGTCCTTGCGGATCGACTCGATACGTTCGTGCTCGGATTGATCGATCAGCTTGTCGTTGCCGCTGTTCCAGACATAGTCGGTATAGCGGCCATCGAGACCGAAGACCCGCTGCTTGCCGCCCTGGAACTGCCCTTTCATCGCATCGTCAACCGTGGTGAAAACCGCCTTGTCAACCGCCTTGGTCATGCTGGTCAGCACGTAACCCGGCGCGAGATAGGCTTGATCCATGTCGGTGCAGATCACCAGCTTCTTCGTCTCTCGCGCGGCTTCGATCACGCCGAGGCCGCTCGCGCCAGCCGCCTGGTAGATGATGTCCGCCCCGCGGCTGTACTGGCCGAGCGCAAGCTCCTTGCCCTTGGCGGGATCGTTGAAGGCGCTGCCGGTCATGCCGATGAAGCCGGTGATGACCTCGATCTCCGGCTTTACATGCTTCGCGCCCGCGATGTAGCCGCTCTCGAATTTCCTGATGATGTTGGAATCCATGCCGCCGATGAAACCGATCTTGCCGGTTTTCGATTCGAGCGCCGCGATGGCTCCGGCAAGGAACGACCCCTTTTTCTCCTCGAAGGTGATGCCGGAGAGGTTTGAGGGAATCTCTGCGCCCGGCTGCGGATTATA
This genomic window from Chlorobaculum limnaeum contains:
- a CDS encoding SDR family oxidoreductase, translating into MRKKIVVTGGTGFIGSRLVHRLAAQGEDVHALVRASSDLASLAECRDKITLAYGDVTDPSSLFSAIEGADEVYHCAGITYMGDRKNPLLQRINVDGTQNVLDACRRAKVRRVVHVSSITAVGISGPNRKFDEESRWNFDMIDLEYARTKHAAEKIVAAEVKKGLDVVIVVPAFVFGAGDINFNAGRIIKDVYKRKMPFYPTGGICVVDVEIVVDCLIAAMKKGRTGERYIVGGDNVSFKELAQTIMRVTGVHQRSFPLPIWGAHVISFVLGFSRFSKERHKISKLFNMTMFTVASKFLYFDSSKAQRELGMRYEPFEKSIRRTFEWYRERRMLN
- a CDS encoding BMP family ABC transporter substrate-binding protein produces the protein MLVLLIAGCSGKNAETGKNANAYKVGLVFDVGGRGDKSFNDSAYSGLEQAKEKLGIQFDYIEPSGEGADREAALRQMAADPDVKLVIGVGLLFTDDITAIAREFPDKKFACIDYNPQPGAEIPSNLSGITFEEKKGSFLAGAIAALESKTGKIGFIGGMDSNIIRKFESGYIAGAKHVKPEIEVITGFIGMTGSAFNDPAKGKELALGQYSRGADIIYQAAGASGLGVIEAARETKKLVICTDMDQAYLAPGYVLTSMTKAVDKAVFTTVDDAMKGQFQGGKQRVFGLDGRYTDYVWNSGNDKLIDQSEHERIESIRKDILDGKIEVQE